From the Opitutia bacterium genome, one window contains:
- a CDS encoding NupC/NupG family nucleoside CNT transporter, whose amino-acid sequence MDRLQGLCGIALILGIAFLVSNNRRRINYRLVASGIALQVVIALLVFKVGPVGRFFQLLGHGIGKLEEFSRQGAAFVYGGIAVDQGGKIGNYFAGGFVFAFNVTATIVLVCALVAILYHFGIMQRVVAVIARAMNFIMRVSGAESLSNVASAFVGQVEAQVMIRPYLSGMTNSELLASMSGSLACIAGGILVVYANMGAAAGMDLAPKLITASLMAAPGALVIAKIVFPETQESQTMGTVKLEVKSGYSNVIDAISHGAGDGFKIAMNVIAMLIGFIAVIACLDWILTSIGHIFSPNFNLTLNWIFGKLFYPMAWAMGVPSQDVSSVATLLGQKLTINEFVAFQNLTNKSVPIVTDKGLLILSIAICGFANFSSVGMQIGGIGALAPERRADLAKLGLKALLCGTLASYLSATLAGIVI is encoded by the coding sequence ATGGACCGTCTTCAAGGCCTGTGCGGAATCGCGTTGATCCTCGGTATCGCGTTCCTCGTCTCGAATAATCGTCGCCGCATCAACTACCGGCTCGTCGCCAGCGGCATCGCGCTCCAAGTCGTGATCGCGCTGCTGGTGTTCAAAGTCGGCCCGGTGGGGCGCTTCTTCCAGCTGCTGGGCCACGGCATCGGCAAGCTCGAGGAATTTTCACGGCAGGGCGCGGCGTTCGTCTACGGTGGCATCGCCGTCGACCAGGGCGGCAAGATCGGCAACTATTTCGCCGGCGGCTTCGTCTTCGCCTTCAACGTCACCGCGACGATCGTCCTCGTCTGCGCGCTCGTCGCGATACTCTACCATTTCGGGATCATGCAGCGCGTCGTGGCGGTCATCGCGCGCGCGATGAATTTCATCATGCGCGTCTCCGGTGCCGAGTCGCTGAGCAACGTCGCCAGCGCCTTCGTCGGCCAAGTCGAGGCGCAGGTGATGATCCGGCCTTATCTCTCCGGCATGACTAACAGCGAGCTGCTCGCCTCGATGAGCGGATCGCTCGCCTGCATCGCGGGCGGCATTCTCGTCGTCTACGCCAACATGGGCGCGGCGGCAGGCATGGACCTCGCGCCGAAGCTCATCACCGCGTCGCTCATGGCGGCGCCTGGTGCGCTCGTGATCGCCAAGATCGTTTTCCCCGAAACGCAGGAGAGCCAGACGATGGGCACGGTGAAACTCGAAGTGAAGAGCGGGTATTCCAACGTCATCGATGCGATTTCCCACGGTGCCGGCGACGGCTTCAAGATCGCGATGAACGTCATCGCCATGCTCATCGGCTTCATCGCCGTGATCGCGTGCCTCGACTGGATCCTGACTTCGATCGGCCACATCTTCAGCCCGAACTTCAATCTCACACTGAACTGGATTTTCGGGAAGCTGTTCTACCCGATGGCGTGGGCGATGGGCGTGCCCTCGCAGGACGTGAGCAGCGTCGCGACGCTGCTTGGCCAGAAGCTCACGATCAACGAATTCGTCGCGTTTCAGAATCTCACCAACAAGAGCGTGCCGATCGTGACCGACAAGGGCCTGCTCATCCTCAGCATCGCCATTTGTGGTTTCGCGAACTTCAGCAGCGTGGGCATGCAGATCGGCGGCATCGGCGCGCTCGCGCCCGAACGCCGCGCCGACCTCGCCAAGCTCGGTTTGAAGGCGCTGCTGTGCGGCACGCTCGCGTCGTATCTTTCCGCGACGTTGGCGGGCATCGTGATCTGA
- the floA gene encoding flotillin-like protein FloA (flotillin-like protein involved in membrane lipid rafts), protein MSSIPLIFLIPIIVVVLIIVGVFISFIGVWLKARLNGAPVSVLNLLGMRLGGVPYGLVVEARITAVKAGIEVSTDKIAAHYLAGGNVVPTIQAMVAAEKAGIELGWDRACAIDLATKGSGKSVVEAVRTSVDPKVIDCPNPDQGRTTIDGVAKDGIQVKVKARVTVRTHLDRFVGGAKEETIIARVGEGIVTTIGSAESYKTVLESPDSISKTVLARGLDVGSAFEILSIDIADVDVGENVGAKLQEAQAEANKNMAQAQAEIRRAAAVALEQEMKARVQEMQAKVVEAQAQVPLAMAEAFRTGRLGVMDYYKMENIQSDTAMRGSIAHPEGKK, encoded by the coding sequence ATGAGCTCGATCCCCCTCATATTCCTCATCCCCATCATCGTTGTCGTCCTCATCATTGTGGGCGTCTTCATTTCGTTCATCGGCGTCTGGCTCAAAGCCCGCCTGAACGGCGCGCCTGTCAGTGTGCTGAATCTCCTCGGTATGCGCCTCGGTGGCGTCCCCTACGGCCTCGTGGTCGAGGCACGCATCACGGCGGTGAAGGCCGGCATTGAGGTCTCGACCGACAAGATCGCGGCGCACTACCTCGCGGGCGGCAATGTCGTCCCGACCATCCAGGCGATGGTCGCGGCCGAGAAGGCCGGCATCGAGCTCGGTTGGGATCGCGCCTGCGCCATCGACCTCGCGACCAAGGGCTCCGGCAAAAGCGTGGTCGAGGCCGTTCGCACCTCCGTCGATCCGAAGGTCATCGATTGTCCGAATCCCGACCAAGGCCGCACCACCATCGACGGCGTGGCGAAGGACGGCATCCAAGTGAAGGTGAAGGCGCGCGTCACCGTGCGCACGCACCTCGACCGCTTCGTCGGCGGCGCCAAGGAAGAGACCATCATCGCGCGCGTCGGCGAAGGCATTGTCACGACCATCGGCTCGGCCGAGAGCTACAAGACCGTGCTCGAGTCGCCGGACAGCATTTCCAAAACCGTGCTCGCGCGCGGCCTCGACGTCGGCTCGGCGTTCGAGATTCTTTCGATCGACATCGCGGACGTGGACGTCGGCGAGAACGTCGGCGCCAAGCTCCAGGAAGCGCAGGCCGAGGCGAACAAGAACATGGCGCAGGCCCAGGCGGAAATCCGCCGCGCCGCCGCCGTCGCCCTCGAACAGGAAATGAAGGCCCGCGTGCAGGAGATGCAGGCGAAGGTCGTCGAGGCGCAGGCGCAGGTGCCGCTCGCGATGGCCGAGGCGTTCCGCACCGGACGACTTGGCGTCATGGATTACTACAAGATGGAGAACATCCAATCGGACACGGCCATGCGCGGTTCCATCGCGCACCCCGAGGGCAAGAAGTAA
- a CDS encoding serine protease, with protein MNAIILLFVVGALLLTAEIFLPGAIAGIIGGVALAAGSLLSFREFGFNGGLLASFGALALVGAMLYLELVVLPKTAFGKRMVVQSTVSATSQPPPAPAEVVVGRDAVALTTLAPSGYVEIDGRRYEAFSRSGHVAKGAALRVVGVDNFRIIVTQS; from the coding sequence ATGAACGCGATCATCCTGTTGTTTGTCGTCGGCGCGCTGTTGCTCACGGCGGAGATTTTCCTGCCGGGTGCAATCGCGGGCATCATTGGCGGCGTCGCGCTCGCGGCGGGGAGTCTGCTGTCGTTCCGCGAATTCGGCTTCAACGGCGGGCTGCTCGCGAGTTTCGGCGCGCTGGCGCTCGTCGGCGCGATGCTGTATCTCGAACTCGTGGTGCTGCCGAAAACCGCCTTCGGCAAACGCATGGTGGTGCAGTCGACAGTCAGCGCCACCAGCCAGCCCCCGCCGGCTCCGGCGGAAGTCGTGGTCGGTCGTGACGCGGTCGCGCTCACGACGCTCGCGCCGAGCGGCTACGTCGAGATCGACGGGCGCCGCTACGAGGCTTTCAGCCGCTCCGGCCACGTGGCGAAGGGCGCCGCGTTGCGCGTGGTCGGCGTCGACAATTTTCGCATCATCGTCACCCAATCCTAA
- a CDS encoding aldose epimerase, with the protein MERIPYLGHTIYRWQVGPSTFLALPEKGARLMHWNVTLGDGNVRDLIYWPELDKLDDIAKVRGGNPILFPFNGRIYDRGEIGSWRADDGVRRPMPMHGFARQGEFRVKRLDERGFSAVFVPGAEAKEGYPFDYEFVVSYRFEANAVYVELELTNLGQTPIPWSAGHHFYFNLPWSAGLTRKDYVLEVPAARTVRRNESGQLVDGPRLQPRETLDNPALIDTVHTALRGHQFQVTERTTGARLRFRTGFSNTTAKDAAVVTWAADDKVPYYCVEPWMGPPNAPETKLGLHHVGPGQTQKFLVDITHG; encoded by the coding sequence ATGGAACGCATCCCGTATCTGGGGCATACGATTTATCGCTGGCAGGTCGGGCCGTCGACCTTCCTCGCCCTGCCGGAAAAGGGCGCGCGCCTGATGCACTGGAACGTCACTCTCGGCGACGGCAACGTCCGCGACCTCATCTACTGGCCGGAACTGGACAAGCTCGACGACATCGCGAAGGTGCGCGGCGGAAATCCGATTCTCTTCCCTTTCAACGGCCGCATCTACGACCGCGGCGAGATCGGCTCCTGGCGCGCCGACGATGGCGTGCGTCGACCGATGCCAATGCATGGTTTCGCGCGGCAAGGCGAGTTCCGCGTGAAGCGCCTCGACGAGCGCGGTTTCTCCGCCGTGTTCGTGCCGGGTGCAGAGGCGAAGGAGGGCTACCCGTTCGACTACGAATTCGTCGTCAGCTACCGCTTCGAGGCGAACGCGGTATACGTCGAACTCGAGCTCACCAACCTCGGCCAAACGCCCATCCCGTGGTCGGCCGGCCATCATTTCTATTTCAACCTGCCGTGGTCCGCAGGCCTCACGCGGAAGGACTACGTGCTCGAAGTCCCCGCCGCGCGCACGGTGCGCCGCAACGAATCCGGCCAACTCGTCGACGGCCCGCGCCTGCAACCGCGCGAGACGTTGGACAACCCGGCGCTCATCGACACGGTCCACACCGCGTTGCGCGGCCACCAGTTTCAGGTCACCGAGCGCACCACCGGCGCGCGTCTGCGTTTTCGGACCGGCTTCTCCAACACGACGGCGAAGGACGCCGCCGTCGTCACCTGGGCCGCCGACGACAAGGTCCCCTATTACTGCGTCGAGCCGTGGATGGGCCCGCCCAATGCGCCGGAAACCAAACTCGGCCTGCATCATGTCGGGCCAGGCCAGACACAGAAATTCCTCGTCGACATCACGCACGGCTAA
- a CDS encoding twin-arginine translocase TatA/TatE family subunit, with protein MEGIGGPELMLILFIILLLFGANKLPELAKGLGKSVKEFKKAAADVEYQIKEAMDEKPEESAEAKRFAPKPVAPAAPPQNVTPAAPPTGPTPTSQTTPPDQPKA; from the coding sequence ATCGAAGGCATCGGCGGCCCCGAGCTGATGCTGATCCTCTTCATCATCCTGCTCCTCTTCGGCGCCAACAAGCTCCCTGAACTCGCCAAAGGACTCGGCAAATCCGTGAAGGAATTCAAGAAGGCCGCGGCCGACGTCGAGTATCAGATCAAGGAAGCGATGGACGAGAAACCGGAGGAATCCGCCGAAGCGAAGCGCTTCGCCCCGAAGCCGGTCGCGCCCGCCGCACCGCCGCAGAACGTCACTCCCGCCGCGCCGCCGACGGGCCCAACGCCAACGTCCCAGACGACGCCGCCGGACCAGCCCAAGGCTTGA
- a CDS encoding ABC transporter permease → MHLVLTLLRKDCLNFKKDRVAVGLTFLVPIVLIYIFGQVFGVNRKDTGPVGIPLAIVNQSSAPEVATLIDALKREKAFRVVETGTDADAQGRLQPLTEEVVRAGFKNDRFRFALVFPTDATSDARFGLRMKFLTNPRNEIETQTVTGLLQKTVYTAAPQLLMQSLRKQAVEFIGAKDTDKFYGEIAGSVSRAFNLDEAKVRETMARGEIPRSNPASAKPDGASASGVGDFMDRVIKIEKEQLAGAQVKNAAATRVVGGWAMMFLLFSLSGMATSLFEEKKAGLFLRLLSAPVRRSHLLWSKYLFGIALGLVQLVTLFFAGRLMFGIDVLSNFGNFVVICLVAAMACTAFGMLLASITRTQAAASGLATLLILTMSSIGGAWFPTSFMPEFIQKLSKLTVVYWSMEGFALVLWNGCTFTELLPTLGVLLGMSAVLVAISLWRFRRGPIFD, encoded by the coding sequence ATGCACCTCGTCCTCACGCTCCTCCGCAAGGATTGCCTCAATTTCAAGAAAGACCGCGTCGCGGTGGGCCTCACATTCCTCGTGCCGATCGTGCTGATCTACATCTTCGGCCAAGTGTTCGGCGTGAACCGCAAGGACACGGGGCCGGTCGGCATACCGCTCGCGATCGTGAACCAGAGCAGCGCGCCGGAAGTGGCGACACTGATCGACGCGCTGAAACGCGAAAAGGCGTTCCGCGTCGTCGAGACCGGGACCGACGCCGACGCGCAAGGTCGCCTCCAGCCGCTGACGGAGGAGGTGGTGCGCGCGGGCTTCAAGAACGACCGCTTCCGCTTCGCCCTCGTGTTCCCGACGGACGCGACGAGCGACGCGCGTTTCGGGCTGCGCATGAAGTTCCTCACAAATCCGCGCAACGAGATCGAGACGCAGACCGTGACGGGCTTGCTCCAGAAAACCGTCTACACCGCCGCGCCTCAGTTGCTCATGCAGTCGCTGCGCAAGCAGGCGGTGGAGTTCATCGGCGCGAAGGACACCGACAAATTCTACGGCGAGATCGCGGGCAGCGTGAGCCGCGCGTTCAACCTCGATGAAGCCAAAGTGCGCGAGACCATGGCGCGCGGCGAAATCCCGCGCTCGAACCCGGCGTCCGCGAAACCCGACGGCGCGTCTGCGAGCGGCGTCGGCGACTTCATGGATCGCGTGATCAAGATCGAGAAAGAGCAACTCGCCGGCGCACAGGTGAAGAACGCCGCGGCGACGCGCGTGGTCGGCGGCTGGGCGATGATGTTCCTGCTGTTCTCGCTCAGTGGCATGGCGACATCGCTCTTCGAGGAGAAGAAGGCCGGCCTTTTCCTGCGGTTGCTCTCGGCGCCGGTGCGTCGGTCGCACCTGTTGTGGAGCAAGTATCTCTTCGGCATCGCACTCGGGCTCGTGCAACTCGTCACGCTCTTCTTCGCGGGACGCCTGATGTTCGGCATCGATGTGCTTTCGAATTTCGGGAATTTCGTCGTGATTTGCCTCGTGGCGGCGATGGCGTGCACGGCGTTCGGGATGTTGCTCGCGTCGATCACGCGCACGCAGGCCGCAGCGTCGGGGCTGGCGACGCTGCTGATCCTCACGATGAGTTCCATCGGCGGCGCGTGGTTTCCGACGTCGTTCATGCCGGAGTTCATCCAGAAACTCAGCAAGCTGACCGTCGTCTACTGGTCGATGGAAGGCTTCGCGCTGGTGCTGTGGAACGGATGCACGTTCACCGAACTGCTGCCGACACTCGGCGTGCTGCTCGGCATGTCGGCCGTGCTCGTGGCGATCAGCCTGTGGCGATTCCGCCGCGGGCCGATTTTCGATTGA
- a CDS encoding ABC transporter ATP-binding protein translates to MLQFDHLTQRYGALTALDDVSLMIERGEFFGLLGPNGAGKSTLMSLIAGLREPTAGTLRLGGVNLAGRPTDAVRAIGFVPQSVALYEDLTAEENLGIFGRLYGLAGKALAARIDECLAAVQLADRRKHAVKTFSGGMQRRLNLAASLLHEPQLLLCDEPTVGVDPQSRNAIFDLLQRLNREGLTVIYSTHYMEEATRLCSRIGIIDHGKILALGTLEELLARLPAAEVVSFARDGTPPAAVAALARFGTLREHDERCEVLLAAGASLADFFAATQAAGLPDRAFTLKRPTLEDLFLHLTGKTLRE, encoded by the coding sequence ATGCTGCAATTCGATCATCTCACTCAGCGCTACGGCGCCCTCACGGCACTCGACGACGTCTCGCTCATGATCGAGCGCGGCGAGTTTTTCGGCCTGCTTGGACCCAACGGAGCGGGCAAGAGCACGCTCATGTCGCTCATTGCGGGTCTGCGCGAGCCGACCGCCGGCACGTTGCGGCTCGGCGGCGTGAATCTCGCCGGGCGACCGACCGATGCCGTGCGCGCGATCGGTTTCGTGCCGCAATCAGTCGCGCTCTACGAGGATCTCACGGCGGAGGAGAATCTCGGCATCTTCGGTCGCCTCTACGGTCTCGCGGGCAAGGCGCTCGCCGCGCGCATCGACGAGTGCCTGGCCGCGGTGCAGCTGGCGGATCGCCGGAAACACGCGGTGAAGACTTTTTCAGGCGGCATGCAGCGACGGCTGAATCTCGCCGCGAGTCTGCTGCACGAGCCGCAGTTGCTGCTCTGCGACGAGCCGACCGTCGGCGTCGATCCGCAATCGCGCAACGCGATCTTCGATCTGCTTCAGCGGCTCAATCGCGAGGGGCTGACCGTGATCTACTCGACGCACTACATGGAAGAGGCCACGCGACTCTGCTCTCGTATCGGCATCATCGACCACGGCAAAATTCTCGCGCTCGGCACGCTGGAGGAATTGCTCGCGCGCCTGCCCGCGGCGGAGGTCGTGAGTTTTGCGCGCGACGGCACGCCGCCCGCGGCGGTCGCGGCGCTGGCGCGCTTCGGGACGTTGCGCGAACACGACGAGCGCTGCGAAGTGCTCCTCGCGGCGGGCGCAAGCCTTGCGGACTTTTTCGCCGCGACCCAGGCCGCCGGCTTGCCGGACCGAGCGTTCACGCTGAAGCGCCCGACGCTCGAGGATCTCTTTCTTCACCTGACCGGCAAAACCCTGCGCGAATAA
- a CDS encoding Smr/MutS family protein, whose protein sequence is MTEDPAANEPVRVPITGELDLHTFRPAEVATLLDDYFAECVRAGIFTVRVVHGKGTGTLRETVHALLRRSPRVVGFRLGDEHSGSWGATLVTLRHDA, encoded by the coding sequence GTGACCGAAGACCCGGCAGCCAACGAACCCGTCCGTGTTCCGATCACCGGCGAGCTCGACCTGCACACGTTTCGCCCGGCCGAGGTCGCAACGCTGCTGGACGACTATTTCGCGGAGTGCGTCCGCGCCGGCATCTTCACCGTGCGCGTCGTGCACGGCAAAGGCACCGGCACCTTGCGCGAGACCGTCCACGCACTCCTGCGCCGCTCGCCGCGCGTCGTCGGCTTCCGCCTCGGCGACGAACACAGCGGCAGCTGGGGCGCGACGCTCGTCACGTTGCGACACGACGCCTGA
- a CDS encoding winged helix DNA-binding domain-containing protein → MRRAQLLDEPVADVGTALAHLGYVQIDPLNICGRMHDLILRNRVAGYREGDLVQHLHGDVTVKSAAARNAFEHHHPQTGILVAFGHEAWPHLLAAMRSRTHRSGAWSGRLSAKQKALAEKLLIEIASRGPLSAEDFDDHGPARQIWGASSLVKATLQKLFFHGRLLIAKRGTGNRRYYDLPERILPPDILAQSEPSRRATARWCAELKLRQRRLCTLKRDELPLVAELVQPIAVEGCPPLFCLRSDLPLLELSTLSPQLSTPPLHLLAPLDPLIYDRRVTAALWNFDYTWEAYTPPAKRVRGHYSLPILAGLELVGHVDPKADRAAGRLRVEARSVKRGHQSADAVRALARWLGLK, encoded by the coding sequence ATGCGCCGCGCGCAGCTGCTCGACGAGCCGGTCGCCGACGTCGGCACCGCCCTCGCCCATCTCGGCTACGTCCAAATCGACCCGCTCAACATCTGCGGGCGCATGCACGATCTCATCCTGCGCAATCGCGTCGCTGGCTACCGCGAGGGCGACCTCGTGCAACACCTGCACGGCGACGTGACGGTAAAATCCGCGGCAGCGCGCAACGCCTTCGAACATCACCACCCGCAAACCGGCATCCTCGTCGCCTTCGGCCACGAAGCCTGGCCGCACCTCCTCGCCGCCATGCGCAGCCGCACCCACCGCTCCGGCGCCTGGTCGGGCCGCCTGTCGGCGAAACAAAAAGCTCTCGCCGAAAAGCTCCTCATCGAGATCGCCTCGCGCGGTCCGCTCAGCGCGGAGGACTTCGACGATCACGGCCCCGCGCGGCAGATTTGGGGTGCCTCGTCGCTCGTGAAAGCGACGCTGCAAAAACTCTTCTTTCACGGCCGCCTCCTCATCGCCAAACGCGGCACCGGCAACCGCCGCTACTACGATCTGCCCGAGCGCATCCTCCCGCCCGATATCCTCGCACAATCGGAACCGTCGCGCCGCGCCACCGCCCGCTGGTGCGCCGAACTGAAACTCCGTCAGCGCCGCCTCTGCACCCTCAAACGCGACGAACTTCCCCTCGTCGCCGAACTCGTTCAACCCATCGCCGTCGAAGGCTGCCCCCCGCTCTTCTGCCTTCGCAGCGACCTCCCGCTGCTCGAGCTCTCAACGCTCAGCCCTCAACTCTCAACTCCTCCCCTCCACCTCCTCGCCCCCCTCGACCCGCTGATCTACGACCGCCGCGTCACGGCGGCGCTCTGGAACTTCGACTACACGTGGGAAGCCTACACGCCGCCCGCCAAACGCGTGCGCGGCCACTACTCGCTTCCGATTCTCGCCGGCCTCGAACTCGTCGGCCACGTCGATCCGAAAGCCGACCGCGCCGCCGGCCGCCTCCGCGTCGAAGCCCGTTCCGTCAAACGCGGCCACCAATCCGCCGACGCCGTCCGCGCCCTCGCCCGCTGGCTCGGGTTAAAATAA
- the recQ gene encoding DNA helicase RecQ, translating to MDDLLLTLKTTFGYGAFRPLQREIIETSLAGKDVFALLPTGGGKSLCFQLPALHRSGLTVVVSPLIALMKDQVDQLQAAGVAATFLNSTLSADEARSRLRGLHKGEWRLLYVAPERLMLDEWKENLSNWNITALAIDEAHCVSEWGHDFRPEYRQLARLRKLLPEVPVMALTATATERVREDIVKHLQLRDPAVFVASFNRPNLTYRVLAKDQPLKQIIDFVRKREDESGIIYCATRATTERVAEALAGRGFSARAYHAGLDAEERSRNQELFLRDECRIICATIAFGMGINKPNVRWVIHHDLPKNIEGYYQETGRAGRDSLPSDCLLLFSGGDAAKQTHFIDEMTDEHEKTVARNQLRLMMHYAESAGCRRSELLAYFGEKFPVNECGACDNCLEPRETYDGTVVAQKFLSCIYRIRQTGRFGVGMNHLIEVLTGAETEKVLRWNHDKLTTYGIGKELARPAWAAVGRELMRLGYVAQAEGEFPILELTEDGMNVLRSREKITLTKPLSLPKAKRITRREGEIECDEILFARLRELRKKLADERGVPAYVVFGDATLRQLAREYPIDVDQLDGITGIGEKKRAEYGPTFVAAIAKFLDTNPRVQFAS from the coding sequence GTGGACGACCTCCTGCTCACGCTCAAAACCACGTTCGGCTACGGCGCCTTCCGGCCGTTGCAGCGCGAGATCATCGAGACCTCCCTCGCAGGGAAGGACGTCTTCGCTCTCCTCCCCACCGGCGGCGGCAAATCGCTCTGCTTCCAACTCCCCGCGCTCCACCGCTCCGGCCTGACCGTCGTCGTCTCGCCGCTCATCGCCCTGATGAAGGATCAGGTCGACCAGCTCCAGGCCGCCGGCGTCGCCGCCACATTTCTCAATTCTACTCTTTCCGCCGACGAAGCGAGATCGCGCCTCCGCGGCCTGCACAAAGGCGAGTGGCGCCTGCTCTACGTCGCGCCCGAGCGGCTGATGCTCGACGAGTGGAAGGAGAACCTCTCCAACTGGAACATCACCGCCCTCGCCATCGACGAGGCGCACTGCGTCTCCGAGTGGGGCCACGATTTTCGCCCCGAATACCGCCAGCTCGCCCGCCTCCGCAAACTCCTGCCCGAGGTGCCCGTCATGGCGCTCACCGCCACCGCGACCGAGCGCGTGCGCGAGGACATCGTCAAACACCTCCAGCTGCGCGACCCCGCCGTCTTCGTCGCCAGCTTCAACCGCCCGAACCTCACCTACCGCGTCCTCGCGAAGGACCAGCCGCTGAAGCAAATCATCGACTTCGTCCGCAAGCGCGAAGACGAGAGCGGCATCATCTACTGCGCCACGCGCGCCACGACCGAGCGCGTCGCCGAGGCGCTCGCTGGCCGCGGCTTCTCCGCCCGCGCCTATCACGCCGGGCTCGACGCCGAGGAGCGGTCGCGCAACCAGGAACTCTTCCTCCGCGACGAGTGCCGCATCATCTGCGCCACGATCGCCTTCGGCATGGGCATCAACAAGCCCAACGTCCGCTGGGTCATCCACCACGACCTCCCGAAAAATATCGAGGGCTACTACCAGGAAACCGGCCGCGCCGGCCGCGACAGCCTGCCGAGCGATTGCCTCCTGCTCTTCTCCGGCGGGGACGCCGCGAAGCAGACGCACTTCATCGACGAGATGACCGATGAGCACGAGAAGACCGTCGCACGCAATCAGCTCCGCCTGATGATGCACTACGCCGAGAGCGCCGGCTGCCGCCGCAGCGAGCTGCTCGCTTACTTCGGTGAGAAGTTTCCCGTCAACGAATGCGGCGCGTGCGACAACTGCCTCGAGCCGCGCGAAACCTACGACGGCACCGTCGTGGCGCAGAAATTCCTCTCCTGCATCTACCGCATCCGCCAAACCGGCCGCTTCGGCGTCGGGATGAATCACCTCATCGAAGTCCTCACCGGTGCCGAAACCGAGAAGGTCCTGCGCTGGAATCACGACAAGCTCACGACCTACGGCATCGGCAAGGAACTCGCCCGCCCCGCGTGGGCCGCCGTCGGCCGCGAACTCATGCGCCTCGGCTACGTCGCCCAGGCCGAGGGTGAGTTTCCCATTCTCGAACTCACCGAGGACGGCATGAACGTCCTTCGCTCGCGCGAAAAGATCACCCTCACCAAACCGCTCTCGCTGCCGAAAGCGAAACGCATCACGCGCCGCGAGGGCGAGATCGAGTGCGACGAGATCCTCTTCGCCCGCCTGCGCGAGCTGCGCAAGAAACTCGCCGACGAGCGCGGCGTTCCGGCCTACGTCGTCTTCGGCGATGCGACGCTTCGCCAGCTCGCTCGCGAATACCCGATCGATGTCGACCAACTCGACGGCATCACCGGCATCGGCGAGAAGAAGCGCGCCGAATACGGCCCCACCTTCGTCGCCGCCATCGCGAAATTCCTCGATACGAACCCGCGGGTGCAGTTCGCCAGCTGA
- a CDS encoding PspC domain-containing protein: MNKVITINLGGTAYQLEETGYDALRAYLEAAGARLQNNPDRGEILSDIEASIGEKFRGRLNAHKNVVTAQEVAAVLAEMGPIEDDSSAHAPGGAARNEPKSECDEPRAAGAAGAGPVKRLYRIYDGAMVSGVCNGLGAYFGVDPTIVRVAFVLLTLAWGAGALVYLLLVIVVPVAKSPEEKAASAGEPFTAQEFIKRARAGYYGAMRDFHDHHARREWKRRFREEMRGWRRSFRREMRAGAWGRSACFSEGGAVPPTPTFALPFISVMHGMLAVLMVCAVITLLATGTLLGAALPANLPVWVALLLMLFAYGMVSWPLKAARRAFYHGAFSGPPWAWSAAMAVDWVVWLAVVAVMLWLAVKHLPMAQDAVHNLPGVARDAAHSIREWWSSW; this comes from the coding sequence ATGAACAAGGTGATCACGATCAATCTCGGCGGCACGGCCTACCAGCTGGAAGAAACCGGCTACGATGCGTTGCGCGCCTATCTCGAGGCCGCGGGAGCGCGGCTCCAGAACAATCCGGACCGAGGAGAAATTCTCTCTGACATCGAGGCGTCAATCGGCGAGAAGTTCCGCGGGCGCCTCAACGCGCACAAGAATGTCGTGACGGCGCAGGAGGTGGCGGCGGTGCTCGCCGAGATGGGGCCGATCGAGGACGACTCGTCGGCCCACGCGCCCGGCGGCGCCGCGCGCAACGAGCCAAAGAGCGAGTGCGACGAGCCCCGCGCGGCGGGAGCGGCCGGGGCCGGCCCGGTGAAGCGGCTTTATCGCATCTACGACGGCGCGATGGTTTCGGGCGTCTGCAACGGGCTGGGCGCCTATTTCGGCGTCGACCCGACGATCGTGCGCGTGGCGTTCGTGCTGCTGACGCTCGCGTGGGGCGCGGGAGCGCTGGTGTATTTGCTGCTCGTGATCGTGGTGCCGGTGGCCAAGTCGCCGGAGGAGAAGGCGGCGTCGGCCGGCGAGCCGTTCACGGCGCAGGAGTTCATCAAGCGGGCGCGTGCCGGCTACTACGGCGCGATGCGCGACTTCCATGACCACCACGCGCGGCGCGAGTGGAAGCGGCGGTTTCGCGAGGAAATGCGCGGATGGCGCCGGTCGTTCCGGCGCGAGATGCGCGCGGGGGCTTGGGGACGTTCCGCTTGTTTCAGCGAAGGTGGCGCCGTGCCGCCGACGCCGACTTTTGCGCTCCCCTTCATTTCCGTGATGCACGGCATGCTGGCGGTGCTGATGGTTTGCGCGGTGATCACGCTGCTGGCGACGGGGACGCTGCTCGGAGCGGCGTTGCCGGCGAATCTTCCGGTGTGGGTGGCGCTGCTGCTGATGCTGTTCGCTTACGGCATGGTGTCGTGGCCGCTGAAGGCGGCGCGGCGTGCGTTCTATCACGGAGCGTTTTCCGGGCCGCCGTGGGCGTGGTCGGCGGCGATGGCGGTCGACTGGGTCGTGTGGCTCGCCGTGGTGGCGGTGATGCTCTGGCTCGCGGTGAAGCACCTGCCGATGGCGCAGGACGCGGTGCACAACCTGCCGGGCGTCGCGCGGGATGCGGCGCACAGCATTCGGGAGTGGTGGAGCAGCTGGTGA